A genomic window from Bacteroidota bacterium includes:
- a CDS encoding response regulator, translating into MQKSNTKNAGTVSQACFGKRVLLIDPDELNHQLHYFQLKKYKIKLQCSKSLRHALWLVQENYYDLILSEIFFNGHLHYEHLFTLRQENLVPIIVQSTQSATGHSENCIIRGATAYFRKPLQWVPYLKTIEACLIDV; encoded by the coding sequence ATGCAAAAATCAAACACTAAAAATGCCGGAACGGTTTCTCAGGCCTGCTTCGGCAAACGCGTACTTTTAATCGATCCGGATGAGCTTAATCATCAGCTTCATTATTTCCAGCTAAAGAAATATAAAATAAAACTTCAATGTAGCAAAAGCCTGAGGCATGCACTCTGGCTGGTTCAGGAAAATTATTATGATTTAATACTTAGTGAGATATTTTTTAATGGTCATTTGCATTACGAACATCTATTTACTCTACGACAAGAAAATCTGGTACCCATCATTGTTCAAAGTACACAGTCTGCAACAGGGCATTCAGAAAATTGTATAATACGGGGAGCAACAGCTTACTTCAGAAAACCTTTGCAATGGGTACCATATCTGAAAACAATTGAAGCTTGCTTGATAGATGTATAA